A region of the Chelmon rostratus isolate fCheRos1 chromosome 1, fCheRos1.pri, whole genome shotgun sequence genome:
atTTGATTtagctgtgctgtgtgcacTGTTAATGGGAATTTGGAGGTAATGGGCTACATGCACAATGCGCAGTTTGACGTCGGGTGGTCAATAGGGGTCCAACAGCAAATGTTTACCCTGGTGCCCTCTGACAGGTTAATCCAGCCATGCACTGTCCATTCCTGCTCTGTTGAACCTGTTTGCTAGTTAGATAATAAGGATCTCAGCTCATTTTTTAGAGGTCTTGTTCACCTTACTAGCAGACTCTTGGGTTATTAAAGGTTTACTGGTCTTCTTTGCTCAAAATCCAGCACAAAGGCTGGCTAAGCTGCTGCTAGAGACGCCTTCTTATTGATTGCATTAGTCAATAGGATCTGCATCTGCAAACCTATTTGCCCAGACAGACGTTCTATTGATGTCTGTGGTCTTGCATTGTCTATTTCCGTCACTTGTGTTGTCTTATTGACTCGTGCAACCCGTTGTGTTGTTCACACTGAAAAGGTCTTACACAAATATAATTTACCTTCCCTGACTTTGTCCAGGGTCTACCAGTTCAGCAAGAGACATGCAATGGAGGAGTGCCGGCAGCAGGTTACTCTATCTCTGGGAATGAGAGCCAAGCTGGAGGTTCAGAGGCTTATTCTGAAGGAGAACCTGGACAAGTTGGGCTCCAAAgaacctccctctgctctgaaGCTGGACCCAGACACCATCTCATGTTCTTCAAATACAAGCAATGTATGCTATTCTTGGCagtctttccttcctttctctttttttcaagCTCCTTTAATTATCAGTTCTTTCAGTCAAAAAATTGGCTGTGTGTTGCATGTAGACTCAGAAAACAAGCCAAGGTATATTCTGTCTATTTGCAGAAAAATTAAAGGACCAGGCAGAATATGACAGAAATGGAGtgtaatattcataagtatgttttgaTTAGTATATAATCACCTGAATCATGTTTTCGTTAtctcagaatgagctctttatatgtacagagggagcaggtcctcttccaccatattgcactgccatgtttctacaacCCAGCCTCACTCCCAACTTGCTACATAGGAACACTTGGTCTTTACAGTAGTCCAGAATGGataaaccaaacactggctccagagagtgcctttcatgttttcatgataTTTCACAGCCACCATGGGTTCTCCTACACACTTGGACAAGGAGGGTGAGGCGACGGGTATTCAGTCTACACCTCTCTGCTAGATTTTACAAAATGCTAAATCATTCTAATTGCAATGCCTTTTAAGGAAatatttttaagtatttaaagAGGAACTGAAGGgagatgaaagaaataaaggCAGAGAGGACACTTTATGCCAGATGTCAGTTCTTATACATTTTTACAGACCAACATAATGTactctgtatttcttttcaggACCACAGCCAAACCAGTTCTAAACTGGCCATGGACGGGATCATAAACAGTCTGAGTGGACTGTTTAAACCCAAATGGGAAGTAGGTCGAACACTGGATTACAATCAAGGCACAATgattacacacaaaacaatgacagacagAGTGCAAGTGCTGATAATAAAGTGTTTGGCATCACATTGTACACTCCAAACAACATCTATGTTGCAGTAGTTGCTGGTTGGACATTTTAAAAGGAAGGACACTTGTTCCAGTTGAAAGACACTTCCCCCCTCACTCTCCCACCTCCGACCTTAACTGTAACTATTTTTGTACGCTCAGACCTCTTCCCACACAACAAACAATTCATCATGTTTTGGAGAAAGTGGCACAGTTTGCACGGCTGAGCTCACTTTCTCACTTTCACAGATCTTTCTTTGGGATCTTGTGCTCCTGAAGGCATCGCTGGACTCACTGAGGTCAGCTTTGTCTGTCAAATCGCTTCTTTTGAAATTCTCCCTGGCCTTAAAGGTGACATCTCAGGCGGCCAGTttacatttcatcattttatcattgCAGACACTCGATAGCACACATGCAGCCATCAGCCAGCTGTCCTGCACACAGGTCTCAACAGGAAAAGACCAGATACAGTCAGTTTAATCTGTCAGAAAGATAAACATGACTGTGTGCATGGTGTAACAGACCATCTTGAACAAATCATATTTTACTGTCTATAATGCACTGGACTTCAAGCCTAAtttttttgctacttttctCTTTTAACTGTGAACTATTTCTTGCTCTCCAAGTCCCAAATCAGTGGTACCCTGGAGGCATGGAAGGTGGTGCAGTTAGACTTTAAGTATTTTAGACTCTTCTTTGAAGTATAACCAGATAATCTCTGCAGAATCACCCTAAAATCCACCCTGTATCACTTCttattgtttcattattcaTGTCAGCTCTAAACATTGGCTTTTCCCTCTTCCTGGCTCCAGGTGGTTCCGGCCCTCAGCCTGGTGCAGGAGGTGGATCGTCCTCTGGGGCAGCAGGACTGGTACCACGGAGCCATTCCCAGACTGGAggtccagcagctgctggagaatGATGGAGACTTCTTGGTGAGGAAGAGTCAAGAGAAGCAGGGTTACGTGCTCTCTGTGCAATGGGATGGAGCCTGCAAGCATTTCCTCATTCAGAACACGGATGTAAGTAAATCTGCTCAATTGAACAAAACACTTGGGCAATTTATTTAAACAATCAAAttgtttaaaaagcttttttgttATTCAGGCgtacttttttttatcaagtcATGAAGTTTTTCTCCTTCCTTAACCTACTTATGGAAATGCTTTTCCATGTGTGTCAGTAGAATCTGTACCGTCTGGATGGAGAAAGCTTCCCCAGTGTCCCACAGCTGATCCATCATCTAATGTCATCACGGCAGCACATCACCAAGAGGTCTAACATAGTGCTGAAGAAACCTGTCCTGAAGGTACTGCtgtaactcacacacacacacacacacacgcacacacacacacacacacacacacacacacacatgcatgcacagacgcactcattttattgttttctctaTGTGAATCATGCTTTTTAACACACTATTAGTCCAGAGCTCTGCAGCCCAGAGCTGAAACACTCTATTTCAACATACATACTGCTATTAAAGTGTTTGTCACAGATGAGCTCATATGCAAATCTAAACTTACTCTCCAATGATCTTTCCTTCAGattctctccccttttcttttctttcccttggTGGTCTCACAGTTTCAAACAGCACTTCGATGTGTCTCTCACTGATCATTTTTACCCCATTAGGACAAATGGGTCCTGGAACATGAGGATATTGTGTTGGGACACCTCATTGGACGGGTGGGTGAACTTCACATGTGTTGACAGGAATGTAGAAGTGAAgtgagaaaaagcaaaaatattttttcttcgTTACCCCAGATTACGCTTATTGACAACCGTGAATGGAgtgtccatgtgtttgtgtgtctgtctctgactcAGATCTCTCAAAATGTTGTCAACATATTTACATGAGACGTTAGTGGTAAGTTTGGTTAAAGACCAGCTTAATGAGTTGCACTAATACAGATTTTTGATAAAGTACACATAACACAAGGTCAGACTTTTAATTAGTGGTTTAATAAAGCAATAAGCAATATGAGAACTTTGGAGACCTTATTGCCAGTTTAAAGAATATAGGTTCACATTTTACACGTCTGCCTTAAATGAATACTTAATTCGTTGTAATGGCTCCTCACCACTATACTGGCTGCAAAGAGTTACCAATCTAAGTGATGGACctaaaaacagctcaaaaaGTTCAAAGTTCATTTCATTAGAAGCTAATCTGAGGCTTCAGcagtgtgaatgagtgaaatAAAGTTGTCTCTATGGGCAGGAGAAACAGTTACAGAAACCAGTAGCCCtttcagtgtgcatgtgagcatgtgagtATTTTATTAGAATAGGCTCGAAACATGTAAATCTATCTTTCAAGTTGAACTTCTCAGCAAATTTAACCAAAATATGGGTTGAAAACAGAAGTACAGCTCTGACTCCTGTCTGTTTCCACAGTTCAAATACTGAAGAGCAGTTAGAAGTGatgtgcacgcgtgtctccATTTCCCTCTGATTTAAAATTGTCGCACAATTATGCACATGTGAGAACAGATCATCAGGTAAATAACTATGATGATAACTGATGATAACTATCATGTTGGTGTTCGCACTGTACAGGGTAACTTTGGAGAGGTGTACAGTGGTCATTTACGCTCTGATAACACTCCTGTAGCGGTGAAATCCTGCAAAGAGAACCTGGCCCCAGAGCACAAGAGGAAGTTCCTGATGGAAGCCaggttagcacacacacacacacacgctcgcacgcacacacacgctcgcacgcacacacacgctcgcacgcacacacacgctcgcacgcacacacacacacgcacacactcatctcTGTACTTCTCTCCTGTGCTGTCCAGGATCCTGAAGCAATATGACCATCCTAACATTGTGAAGCTGATAGGAGTGTGCACTCAGAAGCAGCCCATCTACATCATCATGGAGCTCATTCAAGGTAAATATGACCCTGTTGGACTCTCAGTTGTTTACCTACAGCTTCAAGCTTTATTGTACCATTATTGCTTCCCCACTTTTGTGCCTCTGTgatcagtctctctctctctctctctctctctctctctctctctctctgtgtgtgtgtgtgtctacacatTTCATCAGGTGGtgatttcctctccttcttgCGGCATGAGAGCCACAGTCTGACGCATAAGATGTTGgtcaaaatgacagaaaatgtggtATCTGGCATGGAGTACTTGGAGAGCAAGAAGTGTATTCACAGGTTGgtcaatcaatcagttgatATTTGTAGGACACACGTAGGATTTGACCATGTTTTGTTGCCTGTGAACGAGGAAGCTTTCAAAGGGTCTGAGTAGCAACAAGGATCCCCCACTGTGGCAAAATCTATTTAGACCAAGCTACGCTAAGGAGTTTGCTAACTGACTGTTAGCATGGAGAATATACTATCTAAGacataacaaacacaaagtggCATCCTCGGATCAGAGGACAGGGCACTTTATGTGTAGATTTCTCTTAAGTGTGTCGAGGCCACCATGAattaaacacagaggaaacgTATGAAGCACAGCAGAGCAGTGTGTTAGACAAATAATGGTTGCAGTGAAAATTAATTAGTTGGGTGTTAATTTGACATAAATTATGATGTAGTTTCCACAAGAACTAGAGTGTTACAAGCTGCAGGCAGATGGATCTCAAAGCCTTTATCTTACAGCATAATTTACTTCCCCAATATTGAACATTACCTAACTGTCAACCAGACTGCACGTTCCCCACAACTCTTCCTCATATGCGGATGAGGCGGCCAGCCAGTCGATTGAGAATGAGAGATTAAAAGCCTTCTTAAAGTGAAGTTGTGTTCTTGAAGAGGAAGCTCTGAACGTGATTCACTGTGACTTGCAGTAAGCGCATTCAAACTCAAGAGGAACAAGAGCTAAATGTCATCAAAACTGCAACTTTCACAATTAACATATAAAAGCTGGTTCAGGGAGCTTCAGGGCAGTTTATTTGTGCATATCAGATTAAAggtgctttacatagaaaaagtactaaaaaaagctttaaaacacaataaaacagaacaaagagtaaaaacaatcaaataagCAAAGCTGCAAATGTTTAGATACAAAACAGACAATAATTAGAGTTACAGAAGTTGCATTTTCGATATTAATCGACAGATTATTCCTCAGGTCTGTAACAGTAAAATGTTGCCTCTCAATACTTCTTTGTGTTAACCCGAAGTAAAGGTtggaaagacagaagaagagacagtcAACAACACTGCTGTCCAGTGgaaataagattttaaattCAGCTGTGAAAGAGACAGGGAGCCAGTACTCGTGGCTGTGAAACTGGTTCACCACCTGTCAGGAACTACACAGCCAGCCTCtaaagactgtgatctctgagCGAGCTGGAACTGGTTCTAAACATCAGACATGTATGCGGTCTCCAAATATAGGAAAAAAATCTTGATTTCGAAGCatttgttaaaagaaaaatgagaaaaggcTGAAACGTTAATTGTTGgtaaaaaatactgtaaatactggaTTGTGTGCAGGGTTTTTTAGTCTTTCAGGGCGTCTGTGGTTGAGGGCGAGTGATTGCAGGGCTTTGGGTGAGGCATCAGTGGAGGCTGTCGGTGCTCTGGAGAAAACATGAGGTTGTGACACGCGGCTCATTACAGGAGCACTGTGTAATTTGCCCAGCGGGGACAGATCAGAGCAGGCTGCTGGTAGCTGCTTAGCCCATAACGCTGCATGTCAAACTGCCTCACATGCAACACCAGAGACATGACAAGAAcgcctgttctctctctgcctttagtgctgtctcttctctctctgtatgaTGTCTTTGTGCCTTTTTTGTATCCACTTTTCATCTGCCTCTGCATACATCCCTCTTacatctttctccctctgtcttgcCGTCTTCATTCAAAGGGACCTGGCAGCCAGGAACTGCTTGGTTGCAGAGCACAACGTGGTGAAGATCAGCGACTTTGGGATGTCCCGTCAGCAAGATGACGGTGTCTACTCCACAGAGGGCGGCCTCAGACAGATCCCTGTCAAATGGACGGCTCCTGAAGCCCTGAACTATGGTAGGCCACAGCTGCCTCTGCCCAGCAGTCACAACCAGAAACActtctcctgtctctccctgccAAAAGTCAGTTAAAACCTGGCAGAGAAGTGCACCGTGCCTTTGTCaatgctgccccctgctggtgctTTCAGGTCGTTATACCACAGAGAGTGACGTGTGGAGCTTTGGTATCTTACTGTGGGAGACCTTCTCCATGGGAATGACACCCTACACGAGCATGACCAACCAACAGACACGAGACGAGGTGGAGAAAGGTAAAAACTCATATCTGGAAGCAAGCCGTCCATGTGCTTGAGTTCAGAGTCCAGCTCCTACACTGTGCTCGACTGTCACATAAGATGCTTTTTCTGAACTCCACACGTGTGCTAAGAGTATCTCAGTACCTGCGTTGACTGTCTGTGATGTGTTTCAGGATACCGTATGCCTGCTCCACACTGCTGCCCCGTGCAAATCTCCAGTCTTATGAACAGCTGCTGGCAATACGACCCCAGAAACAGACCGTCCTTCAAGAAACTTCGGACTGAGCTCAGTGCCATATACAAAACTTTATAACACAAGTCAGCCTGTGGACTGGACATGTATAGTAGCttagttttttctttcagctgtacAGTTGATAGGTTTGGAATTTAGTTTTTAAACGATGTTAAAGTCAAGTCTGAACACTGAAAAAGATCTCCAAGACACATGCGCATTGAAACCAAACATATGGCAAATGACTTCAAAAGGTTTGGACTTTGAAACTTGATAATGGAGTTTGGTGGACTTGTGAAACATCAGTGGACCAGTTGATGGCAGCACTCTTCCCTCGCTCTGCTTGGCTGCTTTtcattcctcctcctgctgagaACAGAAGGTTGTCCTCAACACATCTGGCTCCTTTGAGGCAGCACAGATTCGTGCTGCTGTGAACAAACTGCACCGTATGCTGTGACCATAACTGATGCAATGTCACACACACGTGGTCTGTCTCATAGACACCAGAGAGATGTGTTAAACGAACACATCCTCCTGAAGATTGTAGAGGCTGCCAGCACAGacactgtgaacatgtttgtgtctgctggggtgtctgttgtgtttgtaggACCCAGCTGCAGACCTTCCTTTTGATGATGTTAGTCAATGGGAAGCAGTGTTGGGAATAGCTAACTAGCTATGTGACGCGTTACTGTAATTCGGTAACTAGAAATGTAACTAATTACCTTTAAGAATTAAATGATTACAGTTGCTGAAATTTAAATGGGCCTGTTACttgttacttttgttttatgtgatgtAGTCACCTGCAGGGGACAGCAGACAAACCCTGGATTTTCTGGTTTATGATCTAACGTCACCTGACCCTACTGTGCCATAAGACTGTTCAGGCAATGTGAGCTGACTTCTCATCAACTGTAATGTTTCTAATATAAATCGAAGAACGTTGATTTCATTAAATACAATTATTCATTAACTACTGTGGCAAAGCTCAGTAGACATGTGCATCAAGCATTGTGTGGGTCCCTTTTTATCAAATCCCACTGTAGGGGTGTAGTGTAGCTTCTGGAGGTCGGAACGCCAGGcgttgctgccctctggtggccgGGAGTATCAATAACAGTGATAATGAGTACAATGATTGATTAAATTTGACTTTGTGTGTAGTTGTCCCTCACTGTGCAACAGCAACACTAAATTAATATAACTGTGCGTGCATTAAAAGAGAAttaaagcagatatttaaaagcaacacaaaagtTACTTTCCGTAGTTACtaatttttaattaataattaattatgcAGTGATTAAATTACTTTTGAGAGAAGTAACTAATTTTCATGTACTTGCACAACACTGATGGAAAGCATGTAGGGTTTCTGAGAAGGAGtaaaacaactgtttttaattacaaaaaaatatatctaaaaTAAGGGGATAGGCTATCTGTTTGACTGATTTTGCTCAGGATGTGGATTTTAAGTCACTATGATCAATACTTTTTCTGAcattgtgtgtaatgtgaacAGGGTTGCTCCTCGTGTCAGCAGTGTGGGTGTGTAATGTCACGGAGAGGTTACATTGAGTCGATACTCATCTCTATGCAAATAATGCTGCAGACGGTTTTGTCTGGCTCTGAATATTCTTGGCTCAGTGTCAGAGTCACACTCTCTGAGGGATTATTGTAATTGTTCTTGAaatagtgtgtgttttctctcctttgatATGGATTAGGATCATTAACACGGCTAATCCTTTTTGTATTTCAGTGATAAGGCATTTTTACCTGATGCAAGATTTCATACCTACACCAATTTGAGATTAATCCCACAGAGAATGAAGATATGTGAGTTTTGAAATGATGTTGTGCAACTTAAGTATTAAAGTTTACATAATGGAGGTTTCCTCACTAAATATAGTACAAACTGAGTATACAGGCTGAATGTATCAGTTTCAGCCACTGGCAGTGAAAGTGCGATTTGAAATTTTAGACTGCATAATGGCCCACTCAAGTTTGCTTTGTCAAATTAAACTGCCACACGCCCTTAATATGCACTCAGCGTCTTTTCTAACACGAGAAACACCTGCGGGGAGGAAGGTGTGGCACCTGTCAGTCATTGGCTGAAAGTTTGACTTGTCATGTGCAATAAATTTTTTTGTTGCTTCTCAACCTGACTGCTCAACTGCTTTGTAATTCAAAGCACCTCACCAGTCAAGCACGTTGTGTAACTTTTGTTGCCACCTGAGTGTCCCATGATGCTGAGGCCTGCATTCATCTTTATTTGACTCCAAGgaaacaaaacatacagtaaatccgAGGCATTGCCAAAGAATGCACAGCTCTCTGGTTCCTGCTCTAGTTTGACAATCTAGTTAATTAATGGGTTGATTAGGAAAGTAATTCAACCCcaattaatatttgatttggGTCTCATTCTGGATACTGGCCCTGATTTTCATTTCACCTACATATGCATCTTAATTATCTCACAGGCTGAGATCTGATCTGCTGATGAGTCACCATGCAAATGTACATAAAGTTAATAGCATGTATGAAGCAACTTTGTTTGAGTTGTTTACAGCAACACACTGGGTCAGAGCGAGGCCCTGTTTGTGTCCTAGTCAATGCACTGGATTCACAGTTATACCAATAATATTAACTGATAAAACCACATGgctaaaatgtgtttatattattctgaatttaagtAAGTGAGCTCACAAATCTCAGAAAGGGAAATGCATAAATTTGATAACAAGAAAAGTTACTTTTAAGTTTCAGAATACttcaagaaaattaaaaaacaaaaaacaaagaataaaatcatgaaacacaggtgacataaaataatattaatctACTGACCTTCATTTCAGTTCCAAGTGTCTCCTAATTTTCTGCTCATTAAATCAGTCGTGTTTGATTCAATCAGAAGTTGCAGAGAACTTCAAGAATATCTCAAGGACAGTGTACATGCTACCAGTCTCATCTATtgatcatcttcatcacacaGGCGCAATGACTCTGAGTCGAGCTCCCACAGGCACCACACAATGCTGGGAAACATCATTTGTAATCATTATTGATTAAGTATCAGTATTACTGCTGGTACTGGTACGAGGGCCTTTGTTGATTTGATCATGCTCTTAAACAGCGCACCAAAAAAATCAACCACTTCAAATCAATTTATCAATCAATTTACAGTTAAAAGAACTCTGAAAagatttgtgcttttattttatttcagcccTCATTTGCAGAGTTGTTACCTGATCTTTCATGCAGCCGGCATGCTTGTATTTCTGTTCATGTGCAGTATCCTGATACAGGCGCAAAATGAGTGAGCAGCATGGAGTTGTATGTGTCGCTGGAATAATGAACAATAACAAGCTGATACACTCACAAAATTGAAttagcatttacattttaatatatagaacttttttgttgttttttcagttaatAATTCTACTTCCTTATTGTGTCTCAAAACCACTAACTGAATTTTAAGATCAAATAgaaaaattatattttaaaagtatttcAGATTTTACTGTCTGCATTTGCGTTTGCTGTCAATAGAATGAAACAAGGGCCAACTGACAGAAGGGCAGCAggagctctgtgctgctgtttgctggcCAGTCaacactcctgctgctgcttcgtGGGGCTGAACCctgtttcattttctggagGCACATCTTAGACCATAACCAGGAAACTGCAAATGTTAAACTGGGAGACAAATAGATGGAAGATGATAGACAAGATACATTGTTAAATGGAAGTAGTTGAAATTATGTCTGAGGCAACACCTGTTCAGAAAAGTAGAGGTAGTCTCTAAAGGTGTGTTTTAGTAAATAAATTAATGACAAGCAGATCAGCCTGGGCtcctgaaaaatgtaaaacaaacaaacaaacaataaaataaaaaagtttccaaaaacacaaaacatgtccGGCTGAGCTTTGgggaaatgtgtataaaataaaagtatttccATCTCATGGAATGATCCAAGCTTTTCTTTTGATGGATTTAGGCATCATGTCGTTTCAGCGAAGAGCTGGAACAAGCTGTTATAGAGTATAAAATACTGCAGAGAAATGTGCTATAAAATCTACTTTGGATGGTTGGTGCATTAAAATTCAGGAAGTTGATGCCCTATGCCCACCAGATAGATAGATTTCTTCAGTATGCATCAGTGAAATCTTTTCTCACGTTTTGTTAGTCCAAACTAACATGAACTCCTGCAGCTAGAGTGGAAAAAGTTATTCCTATTTATCACACTAAATTCCTAATGAACAAATATTaattttgtttgaaacatttatttaattaatgcacagaaacaaacaaacaaacagacaatatCTGCAATACAAACGagcacagaataaaaaaacacagttaacaAGTTCAATAAGCAGAATCAAATTCCGTCTGCGAGTGGAAAACAGCAGAGATTAGAGGACGAACACTGCGGTCACATTAACACAGACATGTGCGTCCACGGCTGCTCAGTCACCTTT
Encoded here:
- the fes gene encoding tyrosine-protein kinase Fes/Fps → MGFGEDLWCPQAHAAVMRLLDSELHLMEVMKKWMGQRAKSEREFSVQLHHMAVIVEKLERPQLGAGLDYISQLNKSWAVLVSQTDSLSQVMKKRSEDLLDGPISKLTLLIRDKQQLRKTYAEQWNMMKQELCKVTQTELERLKSSYRQAVRDAAQAKRKYQEAIKDKERDKAKERYIKASLKLHELHNEYVLSVRAAQVYHQHHYSQIQPALLTALQTLQQEMVLILKEILQEYFDISTLLHHEVVRIHREMSSSLTAIDPHREYENFIQQNRSVGEIPACAEFDCSLLEDTEQLKPREIELNDLTLETIQHKLTAVEEELLDLARTLGSQQTSVEQLELELEAEQEGVKKGQRVYQFSKRHAMEECRQQVTLSLGMRAKLEVQRLILKENLDKLGSKEPPSALKLDPDTISCSSNTSNDHSQTSSKLAMDGIINSLSGLFKPKWEVVPALSLVQEVDRPLGQQDWYHGAIPRLEVQQLLENDGDFLVRKSQEKQGYVLSVQWDGACKHFLIQNTDNLYRLDGESFPSVPQLIHHLMSSRQHITKRSNIVLKKPVLKDKWVLEHEDIVLGHLIGRGNFGEVYSGHLRSDNTPVAVKSCKENLAPEHKRKFLMEARILKQYDHPNIVKLIGVCTQKQPIYIIMELIQGGDFLSFLRHESHSLTHKMLVKMTENVVSGMEYLESKKCIHRDLAARNCLVAEHNVVKISDFGMSRQQDDGVYSTEGGLRQIPVKWTAPEALNYGRYTTESDVWSFGILLWETFSMGMTPYTSMTNQQTRDEVEKGYRMPAPHCCPVQISSLMNSCWQYDPRNRPSFKKLRTELSAIYKTL